The following proteins are co-located in the Bacteroidales bacterium genome:
- a CDS encoding lysoplasmalogenase, whose product MKPKTITFIYFFIGTVYTLTDNLLPFWLGVGLKGMIIPTLIIYYLISVRKDIKIPVLAALLLSWAGDVAIDFSFIPGLAFFLLSQIMYIVAFSRIPGKSVVFFRKIYLLLPLLLFGSSLVAILYKNLDGMKVPVILYAAVILSMVAAAINRMDRVNKISYIAVLCGAILFVLSDSLISINKFYAQFTYSGIAIMSTYILAQYLIISGIVKQDNLGSKQP is encoded by the coding sequence ATGAAACCAAAGACAATTACTTTTATTTATTTCTTTATAGGGACTGTTTACACTTTGACAGACAATCTTCTGCCATTCTGGTTGGGAGTAGGGCTGAAAGGTATGATAATCCCAACTCTTATAATTTATTATTTAATCAGCGTCAGGAAAGATATTAAAATCCCGGTTCTTGCAGCCTTGTTACTTTCATGGGCAGGCGATGTTGCAATAGATTTCTCTTTTATCCCCGGACTTGCCTTTTTTCTATTAAGCCAGATCATGTATATTGTGGCATTTAGCAGGATCCCGGGAAAAAGTGTTGTCTTCTTCAGAAAGATTTACCTTCTTCTTCCACTTCTCTTATTCGGATCTTCACTAGTTGCAATTCTATATAAAAACCTTGACGGAATGAAGGTTCCGGTAATATTATATGCTGCGGTAATATTGTCGATGGTAGCAGCCGCAATAAACCGTATGGACAGAGTTAACAAAATCAGCTATATAGCAGTCTTATGCGGAGCAATCCTCTTTGTATTGTCCGATTCTCTTATTTCAATCAATAAGTTCTATGCTCAATTCACATACTCCGGAATTGCAATTATGTCAACCTACATTCTTGCCCAGTACCTAATTATATCTGGTATTGTGAAACAAGACAACTTAGGGTCTAAGCAACCGTAG
- a CDS encoding DUF2961 domain-containing protein → MKRTLLLILIAVLVPYLASSQSRFNGLDMNMGNLYRLSDAKTRSISPENFSGEKGQAGMADPADKDKPNTANAFNAARDLGQGWKVNPFVRIKPGETFTMADITGPGAIQHIWMTPTGKWRFSILRIYWDDETEPSVECPVGDFFGMGWNEYSPLVSAAICVNPGSAFNSYWVMPFRKKCRITMENVNDADAMTLYYQVDYTLTEVPSDAGYFHAQFRRSNPNESSVYTINDGIKGKGQYVGVYLAWGVNNNGWWGEGEIKFYMDGDTKFPTICGTGTEDYFCGSYNFDREGKYTEFCTPYAGLPQVIRPDGTYKSQQRFGLYRWHIMDPVRFETDLKITIQDLGWHQGGRYLKQQSDIASTCFWYQAEPHAKFPKMPEWQRLEVN, encoded by the coding sequence ATGAAAAGAACTCTTTTGTTGATCTTAATCGCAGTACTGGTGCCGTATCTTGCAAGTTCCCAGTCCCGTTTTAACGGACTAGATATGAATATGGGAAACCTTTACAGGCTGTCAGATGCCAAAACACGTTCTATAAGTCCTGAGAATTTCTCAGGAGAAAAGGGCCAAGCAGGAATGGCTGATCCTGCTGATAAGGATAAGCCTAACACAGCAAATGCATTCAATGCCGCACGAGACCTGGGTCAGGGATGGAAGGTAAATCCGTTTGTAAGGATTAAACCCGGAGAGACCTTTACAATGGCAGATATAACCGGCCCGGGAGCTATTCAGCACATCTGGATGACACCCACAGGCAAATGGCGTTTTTCGATTCTGAGGATCTACTGGGATGATGAAACAGAACCTTCTGTTGAGTGTCCTGTAGGAGATTTCTTCGGCATGGGATGGAATGAGTACTCGCCGCTGGTATCAGCAGCCATTTGTGTAAATCCAGGAAGTGCATTTAACTCTTACTGGGTAATGCCATTCAGGAAAAAATGCAGGATAACTATGGAGAATGTCAACGATGCTGATGCCATGACACTCTATTATCAGGTTGACTATACTCTGACTGAGGTACCGTCTGATGCAGGATATTTTCATGCCCAGTTCCGCCGTTCAAACCCAAATGAATCATCTGTCTATACTATTAATGACGGGATAAAAGGAAAAGGGCAGTATGTAGGTGTTTACCTCGCATGGGGTGTTAATAATAACGGATGGTGGGGAGAAGGTGAAATTAAATTTTATATGGATGGTGATACTAAGTTTCCAACAATTTGCGGAACAGGAACAGAAGATTATTTCTGCGGCTCATATAATTTCGACCGTGAAGGAAAGTATACCGAATTCTGTACTCCATATGCCGGGCTGCCTCAGGTGATCAGGCCAGATGGAACATACAAATCGCAGCAAAGATTCGGATTATACCGCTGGCATATTATGGATCCGGTAAGGTTTGAAACAGATCTTAAAATCACAATCCAGGATCTGGGCTGGCACCAGGGAGGTAGATACCTGAAACAGCAATCTGATATTGCATCAACATGTTTCTGGTACCAGGCAGAGCCCCATGCAAAATTTCCTAAAATGCCTGAATGGCAGAGGCTCGAGGTAAACTAG
- the yidD gene encoding membrane protein insertion efficiency factor YidD, whose translation MQKSVTKVILIVFLISFSGFIYGQDSLFISDIDVVRVSLLFSKPEKSRRSYIYKDEPLIKKLNPIGWVFGGTLYFYQNVLSKHISADCLFFPSCSDFSKEAIRETGLIRGTLLTMDRLSRCNRIAAHDLKNQTLDPVSNKYPDPVSRHIRKSNDHDDQK comes from the coding sequence ATGCAAAAATCGGTAACTAAAGTTATTCTGATCGTATTCCTTATTTCATTTTCAGGATTTATATATGGACAGGATAGTTTGTTTATTTCCGATATAGACGTAGTAAGGGTTAGTTTATTGTTTTCAAAACCGGAGAAATCAAGAAGATCATATATCTATAAGGATGAACCCTTAATAAAGAAACTGAATCCGATAGGGTGGGTGTTTGGAGGCACTTTATACTTCTACCAGAATGTTCTTTCAAAACACATTTCAGCAGATTGTCTTTTCTTCCCCAGCTGTTCAGATTTTAGCAAAGAGGCAATCAGAGAAACCGGACTGATACGAGGTACTCTTCTTACGATGGACCGTCTAAGCAGGTGCAACAGGATTGCAGCACATGATCTGAAAAATCAGACCCTGGATCCGGTCTCCAATAAGTATCCAGATCCTGTTTCCAGACATATCAGAAAGTCAAATGATCATGATGATCAAAAATAA
- a CDS encoding TM2 domain-containing protein, translated as MKKILFLSLLIAFTAICGTAVNASGYTADDNLIDQMLTQAPESTGVLFNDLTSGGLSAASFASSDKSAPVALLLDFFLGGLGVHRFYLGTEVFTGIGYILTCGGFFGVMPLIDFVVIIINIEDISKYVDNPKFFMW; from the coding sequence ATGAAAAAGATTCTTTTCCTCTCATTACTCATTGCATTTACTGCAATTTGCGGTACAGCAGTGAATGCTTCAGGTTATACTGCCGATGATAACCTGATCGACCAGATGTTGACACAGGCTCCTGAAAGTACTGGTGTCCTTTTTAATGACCTGACATCCGGGGGACTCTCAGCAGCTTCCTTTGCCTCCAGTGACAAAAGTGCACCTGTAGCTTTACTTCTTGATTTCTTTTTAGGTGGACTGGGAGTTCATCGTTTTTACCTTGGAACTGAAGTGTTCACAGGAATAGGGTATATTCTTACCTGCGGTGGATTCTTCGGCGTTATGCCCCTTATTGATTTTGTTGTAATTATTATCAATATTGAAGATATTTCGAAATATGTTGATAATCCAAAGTTCTTCATGTGGTAA
- a CDS encoding efflux RND transporter periplasmic adaptor subunit, producing MKRFLIIGGVLLAVAALVAFNMMTTKKGDVVVYAEVFEGPFEISVSNSGELLAEKSVDIFGPSIGQGGNQQGGGDHGGQRQGGGMDMRMMELKIQDIVPEGTVVKKGDFIAQLDRSSYSNTLKDAQDLLKTYQNNVDMKILDTAVVLTNLRDDIKNQRYVVEEATITLAQSKYEPPATIRQAEIALDKAQRNLHQKIRGYDLRVAQTASELNYQKIRLSRQERLVQDLEEYLSQFTITAPTDGMVIYKKERNGSKRKAGSQVNPFDRVIATLPDLTAMISKVYVNEIEVSKIKPGQKVDVRVDAFPKKSYTGTVTTIANIGEVLPNSDAKMFEVLIKLDGSDPDLRPTMTTDNKIIIKTFDNVISVPTECVMAGADSLPFVYEKNRTKHIVVLGESNEKNVIIEKGVEPGRSLYVIAPEDAENFKLVGEELIPIIRERNQARKNENARYRKVVNP from the coding sequence ATGAAACGTTTTTTAATTATCGGTGGGGTTTTGCTTGCGGTGGCAGCACTTGTTGCTTTTAACATGATGACCACTAAAAAAGGTGATGTTGTTGTATATGCAGAGGTATTTGAGGGCCCTTTTGAAATATCAGTTTCTAACTCAGGAGAGCTTCTTGCAGAGAAATCTGTTGATATTTTTGGTCCATCTATCGGGCAAGGCGGTAATCAGCAAGGTGGGGGTGATCATGGAGGACAAAGACAGGGTGGCGGTATGGATATGCGTATGATGGAATTAAAGATCCAGGACATTGTTCCTGAAGGGACAGTTGTTAAGAAGGGCGATTTCATTGCTCAGCTAGACAGGTCGAGTTATTCCAATACTTTGAAGGATGCACAGGACCTTCTGAAAACATACCAGAATAATGTTGATATGAAGATTCTTGATACTGCAGTTGTTCTTACCAATCTTAGGGATGACATAAAGAATCAACGATATGTTGTGGAAGAGGCCACTATTACTCTGGCACAGTCAAAATATGAACCTCCTGCCACTATTCGTCAGGCAGAGATAGCTCTTGATAAAGCTCAGAGAAATCTTCACCAAAAAATCAGAGGATATGATTTACGCGTCGCACAGACAGCCTCTGAACTCAATTACCAGAAAATTCGACTCAGCAGGCAGGAAAGACTCGTTCAAGATCTTGAGGAATATCTTTCTCAATTCACGATCACTGCTCCTACCGACGGAATGGTAATTTACAAGAAAGAGAGAAACGGGTCAAAAAGAAAAGCAGGTTCACAGGTAAATCCGTTTGACCGTGTGATTGCCACACTTCCCGATCTTACCGCTATGATTTCAAAAGTCTATGTAAATGAGATTGAGGTCAGCAAAATCAAACCTGGCCAGAAAGTCGATGTTAGGGTAGACGCATTTCCAAAAAAATCATATACCGGAACCGTAACTACAATTGCAAATATCGGAGAGGTTCTTCCGAACTCCGATGCAAAAATGTTTGAAGTGCTTATTAAACTTGATGGCTCGGATCCCGATCTCAGACCAACAATGACAACTGACAATAAGATAATTATCAAAACATTTGATAATGTGATCTCTGTTCCTACAGAATGTGTAATGGCAGGAGCAGACAGTCTGCCATTTGTTTATGAGAAGAATAGAACAAAGCATATAGTCGTGCTGGGAGAATCGAATGAAAAGAATGTTATAATTGAGAAGGGAGTTGAGCCGGGACGTTCATTATACGTTATAGCGCCGGAAGATGCGGAGAATTTTAAACTTGTTGGGGAAGAACTTATTCCTATAATAAGGGAACGTAACCAGGCAAGGAAAAATGAGAATGCCAGATACAGAAAGGTAGTGAACCCTTAA
- a CDS encoding metallophosphoesterase, protein MYRNTFFLIIGIFLSFSSSAIVLDAEYYTDTLSAGPYIFRENNKIKARWIDKGRIKSDVLTAENYSEFKKKFNLSFDYIDLKESSPSKPDYAQVYTSVDSLSAISDIHGEYDKYINLLKASGIIDENLNWKYGKGHLVVLGDAFDRGDKVTQILWHLFGLEKQALEAGGMVHVILGNHELMIFGKDETYLNDKYRKVEELLQVKYSDLFAANSVLGKWLRSKPIVITINDILFVHAGISIEMVDRKLKIEQINRGFSDMLAGKEIQSDAEYEKLIFLNDDNGPIWYRGYFREQDFSENQLDSILSFYGTGHIVVGHTHCEGINPIFKNKIFGIDAGISTDNEPGQMLIYKDGIFYAGLASGKRIKL, encoded by the coding sequence ATGTATAGAAATACTTTTTTTCTAATTATTGGTATCTTCTTAAGTTTTAGTTCTTCAGCAATAGTACTGGATGCAGAGTATTATACAGATACACTTTCTGCCGGTCCGTATATTTTCAGGGAAAACAATAAAATCAAAGCACGCTGGATTGATAAAGGCCGGATCAAATCTGATGTTTTAACTGCCGAAAATTATTCTGAGTTTAAGAAAAAATTCAATCTTTCATTTGACTATATTGATTTAAAGGAATCTTCACCTTCAAAACCGGATTATGCTCAGGTTTATACCTCAGTTGACAGTCTGAGTGCAATTTCAGATATACATGGAGAATACGACAAATATATTAACCTTCTCAAGGCTTCAGGAATAATTGACGAAAACCTTAACTGGAAATACGGGAAAGGTCATCTGGTTGTTCTCGGCGATGCCTTCGACAGGGGAGACAAGGTTACTCAGATTCTCTGGCATCTTTTTGGTCTCGAGAAACAGGCTCTGGAGGCAGGTGGTATGGTTCATGTCATCCTCGGGAATCATGAATTGATGATTTTTGGCAAAGATGAGACTTACCTGAATGATAAGTACAGGAAAGTTGAAGAATTATTACAGGTGAAATATTCAGATCTCTTTGCTGCAAATTCGGTACTTGGAAAATGGTTACGTTCAAAACCAATAGTGATAACTATAAATGATATTCTATTTGTTCATGCCGGCATATCAATTGAAATGGTAGACAGAAAGCTTAAGATTGAACAGATAAACAGGGGATTTTCTGATATGCTTGCAGGTAAGGAAATTCAGTCGGATGCAGAATATGAAAAACTTATTTTTCTAAATGACGATAATGGTCCGATCTGGTATAGAGGGTACTTCAGAGAACAAGATTTCAGCGAGAATCAGCTTGATTCGATACTTTCATTTTACGGGACAGGTCATATAGTTGTAGGACATACTCATTGTGAGGGAATTAACCCGATTTTTAAGAATAAGATATTCGGAATAGACGCGGGTATCTCAACAGACAATGAGCCCGGACAGATGCTGATCTATAAGGACGGAATTTTTTATGCCGGGTTGGCTTCCGGAAAAAGAATAAAACTCTGA
- a CDS encoding SRPBCC family protein gives MKKQDRIKIVISATVKSPVARVWDLWTKPFHIMHWNAASADWHTTYAETDLRKGGKFLSRMEAKDGSFGFDFSGKFTKIELNKCIEYTLDDERVVEVLFIPEGKNTIIKETFEAEQENSAELQKTGWQAILDNFKKYVETTIN, from the coding sequence ATGAAAAAACAAGATAGGATAAAGATAGTAATCTCTGCGACTGTAAAATCGCCGGTTGCCAGAGTATGGGATCTCTGGACAAAACCCTTTCATATTATGCACTGGAATGCTGCCTCTGCCGACTGGCATACAACTTATGCTGAAACTGATTTAAGAAAAGGAGGTAAGTTCCTGTCCAGAATGGAAGCAAAAGATGGATCATTTGGCTTTGATTTCTCAGGCAAATTCACCAAAATTGAGCTGAATAAGTGTATTGAGTACACTTTAGATGACGAAAGAGTTGTTGAAGTATTGTTCATCCCGGAAGGTAAAAATACTATTATCAAAGAAACCTTCGAAGCGGAACAGGAAAATTCTGCTGAACTGCAAAAGACCGGATGGCAGGCAATACTTGATAATTTTAAAAAATATGTAGAAACCACCATAAATTAA
- a CDS encoding VOC family protein has protein sequence MAQVSTYLNFERNTEEAFNFYKSVFGGEFDGGINRFKDIPPSENMPPLPEADKNLVMHVALPIVGGHRLMGTDAPESMGFKVNPGNNVYIMLQIDTRSETKRLFDALSKGGIIEQELQEMFWGDYYGSCKDKFGIQWMFACSESVTKK, from the coding sequence ATGGCACAAGTTAGTACATATCTGAATTTTGAACGGAATACTGAAGAAGCATTCAACTTTTACAAATCAGTATTCGGAGGTGAGTTTGACGGAGGAATTAACAGGTTTAAAGATATTCCACCATCTGAAAATATGCCACCTCTGCCGGAGGCTGACAAAAATCTGGTTATGCATGTTGCATTACCAATTGTTGGCGGACACAGATTAATGGGAACTGATGCTCCCGAATCGATGGGGTTCAAAGTTAACCCGGGAAACAATGTTTATATCATGCTTCAAATCGACACGCGGTCTGAAACGAAACGTCTTTTTGATGCTCTTTCAAAGGGAGGTATAATTGAACAGGAGCTGCAGGAAATGTTCTGGGGCGATTACTACGGAAGCTGTAAGGACAAATTCGGCATACAATGGATGTTTGCCTGTTCTGAGAGTGTAACTAAGAAATAA
- the fabF gene encoding beta-ketoacyl-ACP synthase II, whose translation MHKNRSVVVTGIGVFTSIGCNRDEFWNSLITGKSGIKTIQSFNPDGHKSRIASEVLSYNPENYFDRKESRKMARVSQMASSAAIEAVKDAGLDLNNEDRSRIGCVIGSAAGDPIHLEDQHERFLKMGPGSVNPLTVPRVISNMPVCNAAMVLGIHGPSLGIAAACTTGTHSIGVALGLLRGGMADVILAGGAESTITPYVLDGYASMGVLSTNNDIPEKASRPFDLNREGFVIGEGACVLVLETLEHAEKRGAKPLALLSGFGMTSDAYGIAAPEPNGLWAAEAMLIAVRDAGLNPDDIGYINAHGTSTKMNDKTETLAIKKAFGNLNIPVSSSKSMIGHLLGAAGAVEAAATVLAVHHDILPPTINYETKDPECDIDVVPNKARNAKIEAAVSNSFGFGGQNGVLVFSKA comes from the coding sequence ATGCATAAAAACAGATCAGTCGTTGTCACCGGGATAGGTGTATTTACATCAATTGGATGTAACCGTGATGAATTCTGGAATTCTCTCATTACAGGTAAATCAGGCATTAAAACAATACAATCCTTCAATCCTGATGGTCATAAAAGCAGGATTGCTTCTGAGGTTTTGTCTTATAATCCTGAGAATTACTTTGACCGTAAAGAATCACGTAAAATGGCCAGAGTATCACAAATGGCTTCAAGTGCGGCAATTGAGGCAGTTAAGGATGCAGGGCTCGATCTGAATAATGAAGACAGAAGCAGAATCGGTTGTGTAATAGGTTCTGCAGCAGGCGATCCTATTCATCTTGAGGATCAGCATGAACGGTTTCTGAAGATGGGACCAGGATCGGTCAATCCTCTTACTGTACCAAGAGTTATCTCTAACATGCCGGTCTGCAATGCTGCAATGGTACTTGGAATTCACGGACCAAGTCTGGGAATTGCAGCTGCCTGCACAACAGGAACCCATTCTATTGGTGTTGCCCTTGGATTACTCAGGGGCGGTATGGCTGATGTGATACTTGCCGGCGGAGCTGAATCAACAATCACCCCCTATGTTCTTGATGGGTACGCCAGTATGGGTGTGCTTTCAACAAACAACGATATTCCCGAAAAGGCGAGCCGCCCTTTCGATCTGAACCGCGAGGGATTTGTTATTGGCGAAGGAGCTTGCGTTCTTGTGCTGGAAACTCTGGAACATGCTGAAAAGAGAGGGGCTAAACCACTTGCATTATTGAGCGGATTCGGCATGACATCTGATGCATATGGGATAGCAGCACCTGAACCAAATGGATTGTGGGCAGCCGAGGCAATGCTTATTGCTGTGAGAGATGCAGGCCTTAATCCTGATGACATCGGATATATTAATGCACACGGGACTTCGACAAAAATGAATGACAAGACGGAGACGCTGGCGATTAAAAAGGCTTTTGGAAACCTGAACATCCCCGTAAGTTCAAGTAAATCTATGATAGGTCATCTGCTTGGTGCTGCAGGTGCTGTGGAAGCAGCAGCAACAGTACTGGCTGTTCATCATGACATTTTGCCTCCAACAATAAATTATGAAACCAAAGACCCGGAATGCGATATAGATGTTGTACCTAACAAGGCCAGAAATGCGAAAATTGAAGCAGCAGTTTCCAACTCATTCGGCTTTGGAGGACAAAACGGGGTGCTTGTATTCTCAAAGGCCTGA
- a CDS encoding glycoside hydrolase family 28 protein, producing MKSLKILAFALAIMGLTSFANSEYNNKTAWKKLYPQILKQIVAPTFKAVTYNITEYGAVADKPDFLNTKIINSTIDLCSSKGGGMVVIPKGTWHTGPVVLKSNVNLQISEGAVLLFTSDVTQYPIVLTRWEGMDCYNTSPMIYAYGQENIAITGKGTIDGGSSRDNWWGMPRLTAVAGKELRGRPLLMEWSESSTPVEKRIMGPADNLRPQLINLYKCKNILIQDLNLIRPAFWTIHPLMCENVTVKGVTITTEGAPNGDGCDPESCKNVLIEGCFFNTGDDCIAIKSGRNNDGRKWNTPSENIIVRNCRMQNGHGGVVIGSEISGGYRNLFVENCEMDSPTLDRVIRIKTNNCRGGVIENVFVRNVNVGQCNEAVLLIDLVYEPNEKCKRDFPPYVRNVYLDNVTCKKSRYGVNITGYEDLTNISNINLLNCVWTGVKDDNRIKGRVEGLRFQETSINGKLVELSGL from the coding sequence ATGAAAAGTCTTAAAATATTAGCATTTGCATTGGCAATAATGGGATTAACCAGTTTCGCAAACAGTGAGTATAACAACAAAACTGCCTGGAAGAAACTCTATCCGCAGATCCTTAAGCAGATTGTTGCACCCACATTTAAAGCTGTTACGTACAACATAACAGAATATGGGGCTGTAGCTGATAAACCGGATTTCCTGAATACAAAAATAATCAATTCAACTATTGACCTCTGCAGCAGCAAGGGTGGGGGGATGGTGGTAATTCCGAAAGGGACCTGGCATACCGGCCCTGTTGTATTAAAAAGCAATGTGAATCTTCAAATATCTGAGGGGGCCGTTTTATTGTTTACCTCTGATGTAACCCAGTACCCGATTGTCCTTACGCGCTGGGAAGGGATGGACTGCTATAACACATCACCAATGATTTATGCTTATGGTCAGGAAAACATAGCAATTACCGGCAAAGGAACAATCGATGGTGGTTCCTCAAGAGACAACTGGTGGGGGATGCCACGACTCACAGCGGTCGCCGGGAAAGAGCTCAGAGGCAGGCCATTGTTAATGGAATGGAGCGAAAGCAGCACTCCGGTAGAAAAACGGATAATGGGACCGGCTGATAATCTCAGACCACAACTTATAAACCTTTATAAATGTAAAAACATTCTGATTCAGGACCTCAACCTTATTCGCCCTGCCTTCTGGACAATCCATCCTTTGATGTGCGAAAACGTTACTGTGAAAGGTGTAACAATAACAACAGAAGGCGCACCAAATGGAGATGGCTGTGACCCTGAATCGTGCAAAAATGTTCTTATCGAAGGCTGTTTTTTCAATACGGGTGATGACTGTATTGCAATAAAATCGGGCCGAAATAATGATGGCCGCAAATGGAATACTCCCAGTGAAAACATAATAGTCCGCAACTGCCGCATGCAGAATGGTCATGGCGGTGTTGTAATCGGCAGCGAAATATCCGGCGGTTACAGGAATCTCTTTGTCGAAAATTGTGAAATGGATAGTCCCACTCTTGACAGGGTGATAAGAATCAAAACCAACAATTGCCGCGGAGGTGTAATCGAAAATGTGTTTGTCAGAAATGTAAATGTGGGACAGTGCAATGAAGCTGTGTTGCTTATAGATCTTGTCTATGAGCCGAACGAAAAATGCAAAAGAGATTTTCCTCCATATGTGAGAAATGTCTATCTCGACAATGTTACATGTAAAAAAAGTCGCTACGGTGTTAATATAACCGGTTATGAGGATCTGACTAATATATCCAATATCAATCTGTTAAATTGCGTGTGGACCGGTGTAAAAGATGACAACCGGATTAAAGGCAGGGTAGAGGGACTCAGATTTCAGGAAACCTCTATTAACGGGAAGCTGGTAGAATTGTCAGGCCTTTGA
- a CDS encoding MBL fold metallo-hydrolase produces MKITVLAENSVSKSNTLNLKPENGLSLFIEFDKRKILFDTGQSDMFIHNAQKMGIDLTQVDYLIISHGHFDHGGGLKHFQKINKKARVFLHINAAKKYYARIFGFIPYYVGLDQKLIAQNSRVYFIDEDTQIEDKIILIEGFTEVFPQPAANNALFEKTKNGFVPDKFNHEIAMLLIENDEAVLFSGCSHSGIINIIEEVKLFSKTMKIKATFGGFHIYNPINRRNENEDYIVELTAALGETDPVFYTGHCTGETNFLQIKEWMGRRIKTINTGDVIEV; encoded by the coding sequence ATGAAAATTACAGTACTTGCAGAGAATTCTGTTAGTAAATCAAATACCCTGAATCTGAAGCCGGAAAATGGATTAAGTCTCTTTATAGAATTTGATAAGCGAAAAATTTTATTTGATACAGGCCAGTCGGATATGTTCATTCATAATGCACAGAAAATGGGTATCGATCTGACTCAGGTGGATTATCTGATTATCTCTCACGGTCATTTTGATCATGGAGGCGGACTGAAGCACTTTCAGAAGATTAATAAAAAGGCAAGAGTGTTTTTGCACATAAATGCTGCAAAAAAATATTATGCCAGAATTTTTGGATTCATACCATATTATGTGGGTCTCGATCAGAAGTTGATTGCTCAAAACAGCAGGGTATATTTCATTGATGAAGACACACAAATCGAAGATAAAATTATTCTCATTGAAGGTTTTACTGAAGTTTTTCCTCAGCCTGCAGCAAACAATGCATTATTTGAAAAGACGAAAAACGGTTTTGTTCCTGATAAATTCAACCATGAAATTGCGATGCTGCTGATTGAAAATGATGAAGCGGTATTATTCTCCGGATGTTCGCATTCCGGGATTATCAATATCATAGAAGAGGTGAAGCTCTTTTCTAAAACTATGAAAATAAAGGCCACTTTTGGCGGTTTCCATATATATAATCCTATAAATAGAAGGAATGAGAATGAGGATTATATAGTTGAATTGACTGCCGCTCTGGGTGAAACTGATCCGGTGTTTTATACCGGGCATTGTACCGGAGAAACAAACTTCCTTCAAATTAAAGAATGGATGGGAAGGAGGATTAAAACTATTAACACAGGAGATGTGATTGAAGTGTAA
- a CDS encoding alpha/beta fold hydrolase, which translates to MSYSKIKKALKLVLLTVTLGSMLIICNRCTVMKNPESPKPGINEKGFFVTARDGIKIFVYEYVPVNDFKKTIYIISGITGINHNSEKDIIDLLSNNENRIVVIHPRGTGYSEGTRGDMADISDFIADYVGIITIDKFYNDVNRKTILFGHSMSCAIALKIAVELKETDGIILVNPAYKLKSAKGMSPGFSDYLKYIGYYIFAPRVPVVNMAGDPSVIENETDRLESEARNNDPLLVKYFSMRSMMGSKKLMNAIVENAHGSDCPLLLLYGENDLIVDKTGCDEIFEAWKDRNKRYEIIQGGSHGKSTVLIGEEIIIKWMQEL; encoded by the coding sequence ATGTCTTATAGCAAAATAAAAAAAGCTTTAAAACTGGTATTGTTAACAGTTACACTTGGATCAATGCTAATAATTTGTAACCGCTGTACCGTAATGAAGAACCCTGAAAGTCCCAAACCCGGAATTAATGAAAAAGGCTTCTTTGTAACTGCACGAGATGGAATCAAAATCTTTGTATATGAGTACGTTCCGGTAAATGATTTTAAAAAAACAATATATATCATATCGGGAATTACCGGCATAAATCACAATAGCGAAAAAGACATTATTGATTTATTAAGTAATAATGAAAACCGTATTGTTGTTATTCATCCTCGAGGCACAGGATACTCTGAGGGAACAAGAGGGGATATGGCTGACATTTCAGATTTCATTGCAGATTATGTCGGGATAATTACAATTGACAAGTTTTATAATGATGTTAACAGGAAGACAATCTTATTCGGGCATAGCATGTCATGTGCAATTGCATTAAAAATCGCAGTTGAACTGAAAGAAACCGACGGTATAATCCTTGTGAACCCTGCATATAAATTAAAATCAGCAAAAGGGATGAGTCCAGGATTCAGTGATTATCTGAAATATATTGGCTATTATATTTTTGCCCCACGCGTGCCTGTTGTAAACATGGCTGGCGACCCGTCAGTGATAGAAAATGAAACTGACCGGTTAGAGTCAGAAGCCAGGAATAATGACCCATTGCTTGTAAAGTATTTCAGCATGCGATCTATGATGGGATCGAAGAAATTGATGAATGCTATTGTTGAAAACGCACATGGGTCAGATTGTCCCTTGCTGCTGTTATATGGCGAAAATGATTTGATTGTTGATAAAACGGGGTGTGATGAGATCTTTGAAGCATGGAAAGACAGGAATAAGAGATATGAAATTATTCAGGGTGGTTCACATGGAAAATCAACAGTTCTAATCGGAGAAGAAATTATTATAAAGTGGATGCAGGAGTTATAA